Proteins encoded by one window of Juglans regia cultivar Chandler chromosome 15, Walnut 2.0, whole genome shotgun sequence:
- the LOC108991664 gene encoding gibberellin-regulated protein 2-like has product MACTYKTTLMLTVICFILITHELEICSASHSTVGAKMIDCKGKCNYRCSKTSRHKMCIRACNTCCSRCNCVPPGTSGNYEVCPYYWHMTTHGGRRKCP; this is encoded by the exons ATGGCCTGCACTTATAAGACAACTCTTATGCTGACCGTAATTTGCTTTATCCTAATAACACATGAG CTGGAGATATGTAGTGCCAGTCATTCCACGGTTGGAGCCAAAATGATAG ATTGCAAGGGCAAGTGTAATTATAGGTGTAGCAAGACATCTCGACATAAGATGTGCATAAGGGCATGCAATACATGTTGCAGCAGGTGCAACTGCGTGCCTCCAGGGACCTCTGGAAACTACGAGGTGTGCCCTTACTATTGGCACATGACAACTCATGGTGGTCGTCGCAAGTGTCCTTAA
- the LOC118344673 gene encoding uncharacterized protein LOC118344673 — MDKCWMNDPDRLVSPAYAEGVKYFLTQARNHASGRARIRCPCRACLNNLWLPIPEVETHLFIKGINPNYTQWIFHGEEETTLYVSDDDLDDDIIQEDDYIDDMQHMLDDIRAGTFVDVPQDSTHLPNRPSIPVDGPAPSFDQLLEDARRPLYDGCTEFSKLSFVVKLLHIKSIGGWSIKSFDMLLDLLRSAFPNALLPQSYEESRSLERGLGFKYNKIHACPNDCILYWKENAALNECPVCKASRWIPNTDGSRAVPQKVLRHFPLKPRLQRLFMSAKIAGDMRWHKEQQTKEDTCMRHPADSECWKKFDEDHGWFASDPRNVRLGLASDGFTPFNNLAKPHSIWPVILVPYNLPPWSCMKDQFFMTSLIIPGPRSPGNEIDGKLACPSCNADTDSNWLKYGRKHCYMGHRRFLPPDHIWRRRKGLFNGREDHRMPPRDVGAEEIQNQLQMIGDVQFGKSHTKKKRTAEELNWTKCSIFFVLPYWSTVRLRHNLDVMHIEKNIADNILFTLMNSPGKSKDNINSRRDLELLGYRKELHLRRDGDRVTMPHAAYTFNVEQRKKFCEWLSDIKFPDGFASNISNCVSRCECKISGLKSHDCHVFLQRLLPIAAGGYLRSDIGLALTELGTFFKELCARTLDVNRLAQLQIDVVTILCKLEMIFPPSFFDVMVHLAVHLPREARLGGPIQEHRTSHTLDVSADLYALACGPDRWVATYAA; from the exons ATGGACAAATGTTGGATGAATGACCCCGATAGGCTTGTATCACCTGCATACGCCGAAGGCGTCAAATATTTCCTCACACAAGCACGAAACCATGCAAGTGGAAGGGCTCGCATTCGGTGTCCATGTCGTGCATGCCTTAACAATCTGTGGCTGCCTATACCTGAGGTGGAAACCCATTTGTTTATTAAAGGGATTAACCCAAATTACACCCAGTGGATctttcatggggaggaggagaCAACATTGTATGTCAGTGATGATGATCTTGATGACGATATCATCCAAGAAGACGATTACATAGATGACATGCAGcatatgttggatgacatccgGGCAGGCACCTTTGTTGATGTGCCTCAAGATAGCACTCATTTGCCAAACAGGCCATCAATACCTGTAGATGGACCAGCCCCATCTTTTGACCAGCTACTAGAGGATGCCCGACGTCCTCTTTACGATGGGTGTACAGAATTTTCAAAGTTATCATTCgttgtgaagttgttacacatCAAATCAATCGGTGGATGGTCAATTAAGTCGTTTGACATGCTCCTTGATTTGTTGAGGTCTGCCTTTCCTAATGCCCTATTGCCACAatcatatgaggagtcaaggtcTTTGGAGCGCGGTTTGGGCTTCAAGTATAACAAAATCCATGCGTGCCCCAATGACTGTATCTtatattggaaggaaaatgctgcTCTTAATGAATGCCCTGTATGTAAGGCTTCGAGGTGGATACCAAATACAGACGGATCACGCGCAGTacctcaaaaagtgttgcgTCACTTTCCTTTGAAACCGAGATTGCAGCGTCTCTTCATGTCTGCCAAGATAGCAGGTGATATGCGATGGCACAAAGAGCAACAGACGAAAGAAGATACTTGCATGAGACATCCCGCCGACTCCGAGtgctggaagaaatttgatgaagatcatGGTTGGTTCGCATCGgatcctcgcaatgttaggctcgGTCTGGCAAGTGATGGCTTCACTCCATTCAACAACTTGGCTAAACctcatagcatttggccagtaaTCCTTGTCCCCTATAACTTGCCGCCatggtcatgcatgaaagaccaattcttcaTGACATCTCTGATTATTCCTGGCccaaggtcaccagggaatgagATTGAT ggaaaattggcTTGTCCGTCTTGCAATGCAGATACAGACTCTAATTGGTTGAAATATGGCCGAAAACATTGTTACATGGGACATCGACGTTTCTTACCCCCAGATCACATATGGAGAAGGAGGAAAGGGTTGTTCAACGGTAgagaagatcatcgcatgccaccaagGGATGTAGGAGCTGAAgagattcaaaatcaattgCAGATGATTGGGGATGTTCAGTTTGGCAAATCTCATACGAAGAAAAAACGCACTGCTGAAGAGCTGAACTGGACAAAGTGTAGCATATTCTTCGtgttaccttattggtcaacagTTCGGCTTCGgcataatttagatgttatgcatattgagaagaatattgccGACAACATCTTATTTACTTTAATGAACAGTCCAGGGAAAAGTAAGGATAACATCAATTCAAGGCGTGACTTAGAGCTTTTGGGctatagaaaagaattacacttgagGCGTGATGGTGATCGTGTAACAATGCCACATGCTGCTTACACATTCAACGTCGAGCAAAGGAAAAAGTTTTGTGAGTGGTTGTCTGATATCAAgtttccagatgggttcgcttccAATATCTCAAACTGTGTCTCTCGATGTGAGTGCAAAATCTCAGGGTTGAAAAGCCATGACTGTCATGTTTTCCTTCAAAGGCTACTCCCCATTGCTGCTGGGGGGTATTTAAGAAGTGACATTGGCTTGGCTTTGACTGAACTTGGTactttcttcaaagagttgtgcgCTCGAACACTTGATGTCAACCGCCTGGCCCAACTCCAAATTGATGTTGTCACTATTCTATgcaaattggagatgatatttCCTCCTTCATTTTTCGAtgttatggtccacctagctgtccatttaCCCCGTGAGGCCAGacttgggggtcca atccaAGAACATCGTACCTCGCATACACTTGATGTGTCCGCTGATCTGTATGCGCTAGCTTGCGGGCCTGACCGTTGGGTTGCAACATATGCTGCTTga